In Tistrella bauzanensis, the genomic stretch GTCCGGTGTCCGGTATGTGCGCAACGACTTTGAGCAGGCCGAGCAGCACCTCAAAATGATCAGCCTTGCGCTGGACCTGTTCGCCGAATTGCGACGGAATCGGAAGGGCTGTGCCGCTATAGGCGGCGTTGCGCCCATCCCAGACGCCGGTGACGTAGATGTCGCCGGAGGTTTCGACGTCGGATTTCTCGTCGTCCCAGCCCTCGTCGGCGATGGCGAGCCCACAGGCGGCTTCGAAAGTTTCAGCCTCATAGCTGCGCTGCCGATAGACCGGCAGGCGGTAGGTGGTCTCGATGGTGAAGACGGGCATGCGGCCCTCCTGAAACAAAAACGCCCGGCGCGGTGGCCGGGCTGCCGGATTGGTTGAGGAGAAAGGATGCGCGGGACGGCCAAAACCGCCCCGCGCGATTGGGTCACTCAGCCGCGATCGTCTGCGGCTCGTCTTCTGCTTGCTCGGAAGGCTCGTCCTCGTCTCCGGCGAGGAATTCCGGAAGCGCCTCGCCCTCGCCTTCGTCGCCGACCTGGTCGGCTGACGGCGCGTCATCATCGACGGTGCGCAGCGGTTCCGGCAGCCAGCCGGTCTCGGCCAGGAGCCGTTCGGCCTCCTTCGCCATGTCGCCCTTCTTCAGATGGTCGATGAGCTGGGCGGCGCGCTCGCCTGCGCCTTTGCGAACCGCTTCGAGGATGCGGCGCTTCGGCACGCGGCCGAGATAGTTCTCGACGGTCGGACGCCATCCGGCCTCAACCATGTCGAGACCGACGGCCCGGGCGATGCGGTTGGCCTCGCCGATGCGCTGCTCGACGCCATGGGACGAAATACCGGCGCCATAGCGGTCGCCCTTCTCGTAGAGCGCGTTGACGCCGAAAGAGGCGCAATGCGCGAAGAGGGCGGCCTGATCGTCGCCGGTCAGGGTGGTGAGCCAGTCCCAGAGATCGGCCCGATCCTTCGGCAGCCGCTCCTCCCAGCTTTTGTGGCGTTCGGAGATCGCCTTGGCCGTCGGCGTATCCTTCAGACCCTGCGCCTGGATCGGGAAGGTGACGCTGCGAACGGCGACCTCCATGGCGCTGCCGGATGCGAAGTAGCGCGAGAAGACATCCAGGCAGAACTTGTGCAGAACCGCCTGGAACGCGACCGACGGCGTGGTCGCGAGCTTGTCGCGCAGCGCCAGCGTCCGTTCCGCAGTCAGCTCGGTCACAAGGCGGTCGGGCAGCGGCTTCACCACGTCGTCGTCCTCGTCCTCCGGTTCGGAAACCTGGCCGCCGATAGTGATGACCGCGCGCTGGATCACCGGCGCGTCGGGTTTCACGCCGTCCGGGCTTGCCGCGCCGGTTTCATCATCGCCGTCCTGTCCGGGCTCGACGATGGGCGCCTCATCCTCGGGACGGACGTAGCCGCGATCGACGGACAGCGCGCCTTCGGCGTCGACGCTGACGAAGACGCCGGCACGGGCGATGTCGGCGGGGTCGAAAGTGACGGGACGATCGTCGAAGGCGGCGAGCGCCGTTTCGATTTCGCCGAGCCGCTCGTCCACCTCGTCGGGCAACTCGTCTGCTCCGTCGTACTCGGCTTCGAGCTTCGCGTATTCGGCGTT encodes the following:
- a CDS encoding ParB/RepB/Spo0J family partition protein, which codes for MATAVHKITLSSSRDIPFNKLVLSQSNVRRVKAGVSIEELAEDIARRTLLQSLNVRPVLDAEGAETGMFEIPAGGRRYRALELLVKQKRLAKTAPVPCVVRDPGTDILGEDDSLAENIQRAPLHPLDQFRAFQALREKGRSEEDIAAAFFVGVNVVKQRLRLASVSPTLLDLYAEDGMSLEQLMAFTVTSDHARQEQVWQAISGSWQKEPYQIRRMLTEKTVRASDRRAVFVGLVAYEAAGGVVLRDLFQSDDSGWLEDVALLDGLFAEKLKIEAEKIAAEGWKWIEVAVDFPYGHTRGLRALEGVAADLSPEEQATIDALNAEYAKLEAEYDGADELPDEVDERLGEIETALAAFDDRPVTFDPADIARAGVFVSVDAEGALSVDRGYVRPEDEAPIVEPGQDGDDETGAASPDGVKPDAPVIQRAVITIGGQVSEPEDEDDDVVKPLPDRLVTELTAERTLALRDKLATTPSVAFQAVLHKFCLDVFSRYFASGSAMEVAVRSVTFPIQAQGLKDTPTAKAISERHKSWEERLPKDRADLWDWLTTLTGDDQAALFAHCASFGVNALYEKGDRYGAGISSHGVEQRIGEANRIARAVGLDMVEAGWRPTVENYLGRVPKRRILEAVRKGAGERAAQLIDHLKKGDMAKEAERLLAETGWLPEPLRTVDDDAPSADQVGDEGEGEALPEFLAGDEDEPSEQAEDEPQTIAAE